In Lysinibacillus sp. FSL M8-0337, the following proteins share a genomic window:
- a CDS encoding DUF3955 domain-containing protein, translated as MKKYLLASTPIVLGVISFLIFMIKGSSVAPDGTLEEPFFLIPIGFLLLFIGCICVVGVVLLSLIQKTRHV; from the coding sequence ATGAAGAAATATCTGTTAGCTTCAACACCAATTGTTTTAGGAGTCATCAGCTTTTTAATCTTTATGATAAAGGGGAGTAGTGTTGCACCTGATGGTACATTAGAGGAACCGTTCTTTTTAATTCCAATAGGATTTTTGTTGTTATTTATTGGTTGTATTTGTGTAGTAGGGGTAGTATTGTTGTCGTTAATCCAAAAAACAAGACATGTTTGA
- a CDS encoding CamS family sex pheromone protein, translating to MVIKKSALIWLSPLFFLAACSDNDDVNTKEEKMYISSIQKKEIYEIQQPAKQNVSRGLIVSHMNNSININEIEKGLMNLSVDHFSPNSFYMQEGQYLDKTIINQWLARKTEEGLGLNPAIKNSTGNVLEDEKENPLILSHVLEQNFINKKSGKIEGMSLAISLNEFYDIRVSDDKGLIYTGQVKVDNNDDDVNDVAKYGKEMAERIIKDIRKNATIPNVPIYLTLYQESNKNDIIPGVFLADTYIAEGKEKIDKWNDIDKKDYTFPSDALYSLDQDTYNQLLKFKEDIQQNFKHLNPKIIGKLRYENGKLADIKIEVHAPLINDTELIGLLQFIGTKLNTILFDYVPVTIRIIDQKEDVGIVLWDPKEKQIFATPI from the coding sequence ATGGTTATAAAAAAGAGTGCGCTCATTTGGCTATCCCCTTTGTTTTTTTTAGCTGCTTGTAGTGATAATGACGATGTAAATACGAAAGAAGAAAAAATGTATATTTCTTCAATTCAAAAAAAGGAAATTTATGAAATTCAACAGCCTGCCAAACAGAACGTTTCAAGAGGGCTAATTGTTAGTCACATGAACAATTCAATAAATATCAATGAAATCGAAAAAGGACTCATGAATTTATCAGTTGACCATTTTTCGCCAAATAGTTTTTATATGCAAGAAGGACAATATTTAGATAAAACTATTATAAATCAATGGTTAGCTAGAAAAACGGAAGAAGGTTTAGGGTTAAATCCAGCTATCAAAAATAGTACGGGTAATGTTTTAGAAGATGAAAAAGAGAATCCGCTCATCTTATCACATGTGTTAGAGCAAAATTTTATTAACAAAAAAAGTGGGAAAATCGAAGGAATGTCTTTAGCTATATCGTTAAATGAATTTTATGATATTCGCGTGTCTGATGATAAAGGCTTGATTTATACAGGGCAAGTGAAAGTAGATAATAATGATGATGATGTGAATGATGTTGCTAAGTATGGTAAAGAAATGGCTGAAAGAATTATAAAAGATATAAGGAAAAATGCAACAATACCTAATGTTCCAATCTATTTAACGTTGTATCAAGAGTCCAATAAAAACGATATTATTCCAGGTGTGTTTTTAGCTGATACTTATATTGCAGAAGGGAAGGAGAAAATAGATAAATGGAATGACATTGATAAAAAAGACTATACGTTTCCTTCTGATGCCTTATATAGTTTGGATCAAGATACATATAATCAATTATTGAAGTTTAAGGAAGATATACAACAGAATTTCAAACATTTAAATCCTAAAATAATTGGAAAGTTGCGATATGAAAATGGTAAGTTAGCTGATATAAAAATAGAGGTACATGCCCCTCTAATAAACGATACAGAACTGATTGGGCTTTTACAGTTTATAGGGACAAAACTAAACACTATTTTATTTGACTATGTGCCCGTGACGATTCGTATTATCGATCAAAAAGAAGATGTCGGCATTGTTCTATGGGATCCAAAAGAAAAACAAATATTTGCTACCCCGATTTAG